In Bombus pyrosoma isolate SC7728 linkage group LG2, ASM1482585v1, whole genome shotgun sequence, a genomic segment contains:
- the LOC122577828 gene encoding E3 ubiquitin-protein ligase SH3RF3-like isoform X2: MDECMLNDLLECSVCLERLDTSSKVLPCQHTFCKKCLEEIVSTHRELRCPECRILVDAKVDDLPPNVLLMRILEGMRNAAPKSTKSITKSNAGPQRLFGGHQVTSTPIVTTSPTPVAFTNEPVRHGNATAKQVQLHNQTYGRAIYDYVSKVPGDLSFKKGDIVILRKKIDNNWCFGESASSHGVFPLSYVQVITPLTPDVPQCKALYDFRMTNDDEDGCLTFNKGEIISVIRRVDENWAEGKLLDRIGIFPLAFVELNSVARALMKLSTNAQPGPSRVAPPTPTNEETTLLIPTDHSRNLQTSQPRPQLAQNTVLPVSDSISNVSSGGSSSTTTPNTPNSSTTSSSSSTAPSSPSSPATSPPAVGNRHNVKRHSFTAVNTGHQAHPHHRHSAEILSPAVDNAIGSGTNNCSNDTFSSLQTSTSIADHNLRHRRSGSSDLALAQSSQSSSATTGNTHLPAAYIALYPYKPQKADELELRKGGVYMVTERCQDGWFKGTSNRTQKCGVFPGNYVTPAKCQRGLCRGSPNTGQHQNFPSSTSQNNTESRITTTYTKNKGATPQPYNARTLLPPELPPRAISPSFMVSSSWHGQSQTQSQENSPPRYKEQNSANPLGRSHSAVMSSNISSPGKQVTLPQSLMTTTTVTGVSNSGTVVTGATSSIMNEVNKSPNSVLHAVASPSSTTSVSTPKSTEKQKEKKDKCVSLMRRLTNIKKSKSPPPTTYSMDNPVFEDGNSINPVHVRSNESGGMACTPMGNHHRKSNSLDAGMGKQTKQPIRERERVYRFRCIVPYPPNSEFELELRVGDIIYVHKKRDDGWYKGTQQRTGRTGLFPASFVEAF, encoded by the exons ATGGACGAATGTATGCTGAATGATTTGTTAGAATGCTCGGTATGTCTCGAGCGATTAGATACATCGAGCAAAGTGCTTCCCTGTCAACATACCTTTTGCAAGAAATGTTTAGAAGAGATAGTTAGCACTCACCGCGAATTACGCTGCCCTGAATGTCGCATTTTGGTTGATGCTAAAGTGGATGACCTGCCTCCTAATGTATTGCTAATGCGTATTTTAGAAGGAATGCGAAATGCAGCTCCTAAATCTACGAAATCTATAACTAAAAGCAACGCAGGACCTCAAAGACTGTTTGGTGGTCATCAAGTTACTTCGACTCCTATTGTAACTACTAGTCCTACTCCTGTTGCATTCACAAATGAACCAGTTCGGCATGGTAATGCAACGGCAAAACAAGTTCAATTACACAATCAAACATATGGCCGAGCAATCTATGATTATGTGTCCAAAGTTCCAGG aGACTTGTCATTTAAAAAAGGTGACATTGTTATCCTTCgtaagaaaattgataataattggtGTTTTGGAGAGAGTGCTAGTAGTCATGGAGTTTTTCCTTTATCTTACGTTCAg gTAATCACACCATTGACACCAGATGTTCCTCAGTGCAAAGCTTTGTATGATTTTAGAATGACTAATGATGATGAAGATGGCTGTCttacatttaataaa GGTGAAATTATTAGTGTTATTAGAAGAGTTGATGAAAATTGGGCAGAAGGAAAGCTTTTGGATAGAATTGGCATCTTCCCGTTGGCTTTTGTAGAACTAAATAGTGTGGCAAGAGCTTTAATGAAGCTATCAACGaa tGCACAACCAGGTCCATCAAGAGTAGCACCTCCTACTCCCACTAATGAAGAAACCACACTCTTAATACCGACTGATCATTCGCGTAATTTACAAACAAGTCAACCTCGACCTCAACTTGCACAG AATACAGTTTTACCAGTTTCTGACTCCATTTCAAACGTATCATCAGGAGGTAGTTCTTCAACTACTACTCCAAACACCCCTAATAGTTCAACTACATCTAGTAGCTCTAGTACTGCTCCAAGTAGTCCCAGTAGCCCAGCAACATCTCCTCCTGCAGTCGGAAATAGACATAACGTTAAGCGTCACAGTTTCACTGCTGTTAACACTGGCCATCAAGCTCATCCACATCACAGACACAGTGCTGAAATACTTAGTCCTGCAGTAGACAATGCCATTGGCAGCGGTACTAACAATTGCAGTAATGATACTTTTTCTTCACTACAG ACAAGTACCAGCATTGCAGATCATAATCTTCGTCATAGGCGAAGCGGTAGTAGTGATCTTGCTCTTGCACAGTCGTCACAGAGTTCGTCTGCCACAACCGGAAATACTCATTTACCAGCTGCATACATAGCTCTGTATCCATATAAACCTCAGAAAGCGGATGAACTTGAATTACGAAAAGGTGGCGTTTATATGGTAACAGAACGATGTCAAGATGGATGGTTTAAAGGAACTTCTAATCGTACACAAAAGTGTGGAGTCTTTCCTGGAAATTATGTTACGCCTGCTAA GTGTCAACGTGGCTTGTGTCGAGGTTCACCAAATACAGGACAGCATCAAAACTTTCCATCTTCAACGAGTCAAAATAATACCGAGTCACGGATAACCACTACTTATACCAAGAATAAAGGAGCTACTCCTCAACCTTATAACGCACGTACATTGTTACCACCAGAATTGCCACCACGTGCCATTAGTCCATCTTTTATGGTATCATCGTCTTGGCATGGGCAAAGCCAAACACAAAGTCAAGAAAACAGTCCGCCTCGATATAAGGAACAAAATTCAGCAAATCCTCTCGGACGTAGCCACAGTGCTGTTATGTCATCGAATATTT CGTCTCCTGGAAAACAGGTAACTTTACCACAGTCATTAATGACTACTACTACAGTTACTGGTGTTAGCAACAGTGGAACTGTTGTTACTGGTGCCACTTCTTCCATAATGAATGAAGTGAACAAAAGCCCAAATAGTGTTTTACATGCAGTAGCTTCACCTTCTTCTACCACATCTGTTTCTACGCCTAAAAGCACTGAAAAG cagaaggagaagaaggataAATGTGTTTCTTTAATGCGCCGattaacgaatattaaaaaatcaaaatcacCACCACCTACTACATATTCCATGGATAACCCTGTTTTTGAGGATGGCAATTCCATCAATCCAGTACATGTTCG ATCTAACGAATCGGGTGGAATGGCATGTACACCGATGGGAAATCATCACCGTAAAAGTAACTCATTGGATGCTGGTATGggaaaacaaacgaaacaacCCATACGCGAACG CGAGCGAGTATACAGATTTCGTTGTATTGTGCCATATCCACCTAATAGCGAGTTTGAACTTGAACTTCGAGTAGgagatattatttatgtacacAAAAAACGCGATGATGGCTGGTATAAAGGCACTCAACAAAGAACTGGTCGTACAGGCCTTTTCCCGGCAAGTTTTGTCGAAGCTTTCTGA
- the LOC122577828 gene encoding E3 ubiquitin-protein ligase SH3RF3-like isoform X3, with product MRNAAPKSTKSITKSNAGPQRLFGGHQVTSTPIVTTSPTPVAFTNEPVRHGNATAKQVQLHNQTYGRAIYDYVSKVPGDLSFKKGDIVILRKKIDNNWCFGESASSHGVFPLSYVQVITPLTPDVPQCKALYDFRMTNDDEDGCLTFNKGEIISVIRRVDENWAEGKLLDRIGIFPLAFVELNSVARALMKLSTNAQPGPSRVAPPTPTNEETTLLIPTDHSRNLQTSQPRPQLAQNTVLPVSDSISNVSSGGSSSTTTPNTPNSSTTSSSSSTAPSSPSSPATSPPAVGNRHNVKRHSFTAVNTGHQAHPHHRHSAEILSPAVDNAIGSGTNNCSNDTFSSLQTSTSIADHNLRHRRSGSSDLALAQSSQSSSATTGNTHLPAAYIALYPYKPQKADELELRKGGVYMVTERCQDGWFKGTSNRTQKCGVFPGNYVTPAKCQRGLCRGSPNTGQHQNFPSSTSQNNTESRITTTYTKNKGATPQPYNARTLLPPELPPRAISPSFMVSSSWHGQSQTQSQENSPPRYKEQNSANPLGRSHSAVMSSNISSPGKQVTLPQSLMTTTTVTGVSNSGTVVTGATSSIMNEVNKSPNSVLHAVASPSSTTSVSTPKSTEKQKEKKDKCVSLMRRLTNIKKSKSPPPTTYSMDNPVFEDGNSINPVHVRSGSCPSQLLQVGATQELNASNNHHRLCPGSVQGHVTSSQRLKYKERPSLPVSILQRSNESGGMACTPMGNHHRKSNSLDAGMGKQTKQPIRERERVYRFRCIVPYPPNSEFELELRVGDIIYVHKKRDDGWYKGTQQRTGRTGLFPASFVEAF from the exons ATGCGAAATGCAGCTCCTAAATCTACGAAATCTATAACTAAAAGCAACGCAGGACCTCAAAGACTGTTTGGTGGTCATCAAGTTACTTCGACTCCTATTGTAACTACTAGTCCTACTCCTGTTGCATTCACAAATGAACCAGTTCGGCATGGTAATGCAACGGCAAAACAAGTTCAATTACACAATCAAACATATGGCCGAGCAATCTATGATTATGTGTCCAAAGTTCCAGG aGACTTGTCATTTAAAAAAGGTGACATTGTTATCCTTCgtaagaaaattgataataattggtGTTTTGGAGAGAGTGCTAGTAGTCATGGAGTTTTTCCTTTATCTTACGTTCAg gTAATCACACCATTGACACCAGATGTTCCTCAGTGCAAAGCTTTGTATGATTTTAGAATGACTAATGATGATGAAGATGGCTGTCttacatttaataaa GGTGAAATTATTAGTGTTATTAGAAGAGTTGATGAAAATTGGGCAGAAGGAAAGCTTTTGGATAGAATTGGCATCTTCCCGTTGGCTTTTGTAGAACTAAATAGTGTGGCAAGAGCTTTAATGAAGCTATCAACGaa tGCACAACCAGGTCCATCAAGAGTAGCACCTCCTACTCCCACTAATGAAGAAACCACACTCTTAATACCGACTGATCATTCGCGTAATTTACAAACAAGTCAACCTCGACCTCAACTTGCACAG AATACAGTTTTACCAGTTTCTGACTCCATTTCAAACGTATCATCAGGAGGTAGTTCTTCAACTACTACTCCAAACACCCCTAATAGTTCAACTACATCTAGTAGCTCTAGTACTGCTCCAAGTAGTCCCAGTAGCCCAGCAACATCTCCTCCTGCAGTCGGAAATAGACATAACGTTAAGCGTCACAGTTTCACTGCTGTTAACACTGGCCATCAAGCTCATCCACATCACAGACACAGTGCTGAAATACTTAGTCCTGCAGTAGACAATGCCATTGGCAGCGGTACTAACAATTGCAGTAATGATACTTTTTCTTCACTACAG ACAAGTACCAGCATTGCAGATCATAATCTTCGTCATAGGCGAAGCGGTAGTAGTGATCTTGCTCTTGCACAGTCGTCACAGAGTTCGTCTGCCACAACCGGAAATACTCATTTACCAGCTGCATACATAGCTCTGTATCCATATAAACCTCAGAAAGCGGATGAACTTGAATTACGAAAAGGTGGCGTTTATATGGTAACAGAACGATGTCAAGATGGATGGTTTAAAGGAACTTCTAATCGTACACAAAAGTGTGGAGTCTTTCCTGGAAATTATGTTACGCCTGCTAA GTGTCAACGTGGCTTGTGTCGAGGTTCACCAAATACAGGACAGCATCAAAACTTTCCATCTTCAACGAGTCAAAATAATACCGAGTCACGGATAACCACTACTTATACCAAGAATAAAGGAGCTACTCCTCAACCTTATAACGCACGTACATTGTTACCACCAGAATTGCCACCACGTGCCATTAGTCCATCTTTTATGGTATCATCGTCTTGGCATGGGCAAAGCCAAACACAAAGTCAAGAAAACAGTCCGCCTCGATATAAGGAACAAAATTCAGCAAATCCTCTCGGACGTAGCCACAGTGCTGTTATGTCATCGAATATTT CGTCTCCTGGAAAACAGGTAACTTTACCACAGTCATTAATGACTACTACTACAGTTACTGGTGTTAGCAACAGTGGAACTGTTGTTACTGGTGCCACTTCTTCCATAATGAATGAAGTGAACAAAAGCCCAAATAGTGTTTTACATGCAGTAGCTTCACCTTCTTCTACCACATCTGTTTCTACGCCTAAAAGCACTGAAAAG cagaaggagaagaaggataAATGTGTTTCTTTAATGCGCCGattaacgaatattaaaaaatcaaaatcacCACCACCTACTACATATTCCATGGATAACCCTGTTTTTGAGGATGGCAATTCCATCAATCCAGTACATGTTCG atcAGGATCTTGCCCAAGTCAGTTGCTACAGGTGGGAGCTACACAGGAATTAAATGCTTCAAACAACCATCATCGTTTGTGTCCAGGCTCTGTCCAAGGACATGTCACATCTTCACAAAGACTAAAATACAAGGAGAGACCATCTTTACCGGTCTCGATCCTCCAGAG ATCTAACGAATCGGGTGGAATGGCATGTACACCGATGGGAAATCATCACCGTAAAAGTAACTCATTGGATGCTGGTATGggaaaacaaacgaaacaacCCATACGCGAACG CGAGCGAGTATACAGATTTCGTTGTATTGTGCCATATCCACCTAATAGCGAGTTTGAACTTGAACTTCGAGTAGgagatattatttatgtacacAAAAAACGCGATGATGGCTGGTATAAAGGCACTCAACAAAGAACTGGTCGTACAGGCCTTTTCCCGGCAAGTTTTGTCGAAGCTTTCTGA
- the LOC122577828 gene encoding E3 ubiquitin-protein ligase SH3RF3-like isoform X1, protein MDECMLNDLLECSVCLERLDTSSKVLPCQHTFCKKCLEEIVSTHRELRCPECRILVDAKVDDLPPNVLLMRILEGMRNAAPKSTKSITKSNAGPQRLFGGHQVTSTPIVTTSPTPVAFTNEPVRHGNATAKQVQLHNQTYGRAIYDYVSKVPGDLSFKKGDIVILRKKIDNNWCFGESASSHGVFPLSYVQVITPLTPDVPQCKALYDFRMTNDDEDGCLTFNKGEIISVIRRVDENWAEGKLLDRIGIFPLAFVELNSVARALMKLSTNAQPGPSRVAPPTPTNEETTLLIPTDHSRNLQTSQPRPQLAQNTVLPVSDSISNVSSGGSSSTTTPNTPNSSTTSSSSSTAPSSPSSPATSPPAVGNRHNVKRHSFTAVNTGHQAHPHHRHSAEILSPAVDNAIGSGTNNCSNDTFSSLQTSTSIADHNLRHRRSGSSDLALAQSSQSSSATTGNTHLPAAYIALYPYKPQKADELELRKGGVYMVTERCQDGWFKGTSNRTQKCGVFPGNYVTPAKCQRGLCRGSPNTGQHQNFPSSTSQNNTESRITTTYTKNKGATPQPYNARTLLPPELPPRAISPSFMVSSSWHGQSQTQSQENSPPRYKEQNSANPLGRSHSAVMSSNISSPGKQVTLPQSLMTTTTVTGVSNSGTVVTGATSSIMNEVNKSPNSVLHAVASPSSTTSVSTPKSTEKQKEKKDKCVSLMRRLTNIKKSKSPPPTTYSMDNPVFEDGNSINPVHVRSGSCPSQLLQVGATQELNASNNHHRLCPGSVQGHVTSSQRLKYKERPSLPVSILQRSNESGGMACTPMGNHHRKSNSLDAGMGKQTKQPIRERERVYRFRCIVPYPPNSEFELELRVGDIIYVHKKRDDGWYKGTQQRTGRTGLFPASFVEAF, encoded by the exons ATGGACGAATGTATGCTGAATGATTTGTTAGAATGCTCGGTATGTCTCGAGCGATTAGATACATCGAGCAAAGTGCTTCCCTGTCAACATACCTTTTGCAAGAAATGTTTAGAAGAGATAGTTAGCACTCACCGCGAATTACGCTGCCCTGAATGTCGCATTTTGGTTGATGCTAAAGTGGATGACCTGCCTCCTAATGTATTGCTAATGCGTATTTTAGAAGGAATGCGAAATGCAGCTCCTAAATCTACGAAATCTATAACTAAAAGCAACGCAGGACCTCAAAGACTGTTTGGTGGTCATCAAGTTACTTCGACTCCTATTGTAACTACTAGTCCTACTCCTGTTGCATTCACAAATGAACCAGTTCGGCATGGTAATGCAACGGCAAAACAAGTTCAATTACACAATCAAACATATGGCCGAGCAATCTATGATTATGTGTCCAAAGTTCCAGG aGACTTGTCATTTAAAAAAGGTGACATTGTTATCCTTCgtaagaaaattgataataattggtGTTTTGGAGAGAGTGCTAGTAGTCATGGAGTTTTTCCTTTATCTTACGTTCAg gTAATCACACCATTGACACCAGATGTTCCTCAGTGCAAAGCTTTGTATGATTTTAGAATGACTAATGATGATGAAGATGGCTGTCttacatttaataaa GGTGAAATTATTAGTGTTATTAGAAGAGTTGATGAAAATTGGGCAGAAGGAAAGCTTTTGGATAGAATTGGCATCTTCCCGTTGGCTTTTGTAGAACTAAATAGTGTGGCAAGAGCTTTAATGAAGCTATCAACGaa tGCACAACCAGGTCCATCAAGAGTAGCACCTCCTACTCCCACTAATGAAGAAACCACACTCTTAATACCGACTGATCATTCGCGTAATTTACAAACAAGTCAACCTCGACCTCAACTTGCACAG AATACAGTTTTACCAGTTTCTGACTCCATTTCAAACGTATCATCAGGAGGTAGTTCTTCAACTACTACTCCAAACACCCCTAATAGTTCAACTACATCTAGTAGCTCTAGTACTGCTCCAAGTAGTCCCAGTAGCCCAGCAACATCTCCTCCTGCAGTCGGAAATAGACATAACGTTAAGCGTCACAGTTTCACTGCTGTTAACACTGGCCATCAAGCTCATCCACATCACAGACACAGTGCTGAAATACTTAGTCCTGCAGTAGACAATGCCATTGGCAGCGGTACTAACAATTGCAGTAATGATACTTTTTCTTCACTACAG ACAAGTACCAGCATTGCAGATCATAATCTTCGTCATAGGCGAAGCGGTAGTAGTGATCTTGCTCTTGCACAGTCGTCACAGAGTTCGTCTGCCACAACCGGAAATACTCATTTACCAGCTGCATACATAGCTCTGTATCCATATAAACCTCAGAAAGCGGATGAACTTGAATTACGAAAAGGTGGCGTTTATATGGTAACAGAACGATGTCAAGATGGATGGTTTAAAGGAACTTCTAATCGTACACAAAAGTGTGGAGTCTTTCCTGGAAATTATGTTACGCCTGCTAA GTGTCAACGTGGCTTGTGTCGAGGTTCACCAAATACAGGACAGCATCAAAACTTTCCATCTTCAACGAGTCAAAATAATACCGAGTCACGGATAACCACTACTTATACCAAGAATAAAGGAGCTACTCCTCAACCTTATAACGCACGTACATTGTTACCACCAGAATTGCCACCACGTGCCATTAGTCCATCTTTTATGGTATCATCGTCTTGGCATGGGCAAAGCCAAACACAAAGTCAAGAAAACAGTCCGCCTCGATATAAGGAACAAAATTCAGCAAATCCTCTCGGACGTAGCCACAGTGCTGTTATGTCATCGAATATTT CGTCTCCTGGAAAACAGGTAACTTTACCACAGTCATTAATGACTACTACTACAGTTACTGGTGTTAGCAACAGTGGAACTGTTGTTACTGGTGCCACTTCTTCCATAATGAATGAAGTGAACAAAAGCCCAAATAGTGTTTTACATGCAGTAGCTTCACCTTCTTCTACCACATCTGTTTCTACGCCTAAAAGCACTGAAAAG cagaaggagaagaaggataAATGTGTTTCTTTAATGCGCCGattaacgaatattaaaaaatcaaaatcacCACCACCTACTACATATTCCATGGATAACCCTGTTTTTGAGGATGGCAATTCCATCAATCCAGTACATGTTCG atcAGGATCTTGCCCAAGTCAGTTGCTACAGGTGGGAGCTACACAGGAATTAAATGCTTCAAACAACCATCATCGTTTGTGTCCAGGCTCTGTCCAAGGACATGTCACATCTTCACAAAGACTAAAATACAAGGAGAGACCATCTTTACCGGTCTCGATCCTCCAGAG ATCTAACGAATCGGGTGGAATGGCATGTACACCGATGGGAAATCATCACCGTAAAAGTAACTCATTGGATGCTGGTATGggaaaacaaacgaaacaacCCATACGCGAACG CGAGCGAGTATACAGATTTCGTTGTATTGTGCCATATCCACCTAATAGCGAGTTTGAACTTGAACTTCGAGTAGgagatattatttatgtacacAAAAAACGCGATGATGGCTGGTATAAAGGCACTCAACAAAGAACTGGTCGTACAGGCCTTTTCCCGGCAAGTTTTGTCGAAGCTTTCTGA
- the LOC122577828 gene encoding E3 ubiquitin-protein ligase SH3RF3-like isoform X4, with translation MDECMLNDLLECSVCLERLDTSSKVLPCQHTFCKKCLEEIVSTHRELRCPECRILVDAKVDDLPPNVLLMRILEGMRNAAPKSTKSITKSNAGPQRLFGGHQVTSTPIVTTSPTPVAFTNEPVRHGNATAKQVQLHNQTYGRAIYDYVSKVPGDLSFKKGDIVILRKKIDNNWCFGESASSHGVFPLSYVQVITPLTPDVPQCKALYDFRMTNDDEDGCLTFNKGEIISVIRRVDENWAEGKLLDRIGIFPLAFVELNSVARALMKLSTNAQPGPSRVAPPTPTNEETTLLIPTDHSRNLQTSQPRPQLAQNTVLPVSDSISNVSSGGSSSTTTPNTPNSSTTSSSSSTAPSSPSSPATSPPAVGNRHNVKRHSFTAVNTGHQAHPHHRHSAEILSPAVDNAIGSGTNNCSNDTFSSLQTSTSIADHNLRHRRSGSSDLALAQSSQSSSATTGNTHLPAAYIALYPYKPQKADELELRKGGVYMVTERCQDGWFKGTSNRTQKCGVFPGNYVTPAKCQRGLCRGSPNTGQHQNFPSSTSQNNTESRITTTYTKNKGATPQPYNARTLLPPELPPRAISPSFMVSSSWHGQSQTQSQENSPPRYKEQNSANPLGRSHSAVMSSNISSPGKQVTLPQSLMTTTTVTGVSNSGTVVTGATSSIMNEVNKSPNSVLHAVASPSSTTSVSTPKSTEKQKEKKDKCVSLMRRLTNIKKSKSPPPTTYSMDNPVFEDGNSINPVHVRLCPRTCHIFTKTKIQGETIFTGLDPPEI, from the exons ATGGACGAATGTATGCTGAATGATTTGTTAGAATGCTCGGTATGTCTCGAGCGATTAGATACATCGAGCAAAGTGCTTCCCTGTCAACATACCTTTTGCAAGAAATGTTTAGAAGAGATAGTTAGCACTCACCGCGAATTACGCTGCCCTGAATGTCGCATTTTGGTTGATGCTAAAGTGGATGACCTGCCTCCTAATGTATTGCTAATGCGTATTTTAGAAGGAATGCGAAATGCAGCTCCTAAATCTACGAAATCTATAACTAAAAGCAACGCAGGACCTCAAAGACTGTTTGGTGGTCATCAAGTTACTTCGACTCCTATTGTAACTACTAGTCCTACTCCTGTTGCATTCACAAATGAACCAGTTCGGCATGGTAATGCAACGGCAAAACAAGTTCAATTACACAATCAAACATATGGCCGAGCAATCTATGATTATGTGTCCAAAGTTCCAGG aGACTTGTCATTTAAAAAAGGTGACATTGTTATCCTTCgtaagaaaattgataataattggtGTTTTGGAGAGAGTGCTAGTAGTCATGGAGTTTTTCCTTTATCTTACGTTCAg gTAATCACACCATTGACACCAGATGTTCCTCAGTGCAAAGCTTTGTATGATTTTAGAATGACTAATGATGATGAAGATGGCTGTCttacatttaataaa GGTGAAATTATTAGTGTTATTAGAAGAGTTGATGAAAATTGGGCAGAAGGAAAGCTTTTGGATAGAATTGGCATCTTCCCGTTGGCTTTTGTAGAACTAAATAGTGTGGCAAGAGCTTTAATGAAGCTATCAACGaa tGCACAACCAGGTCCATCAAGAGTAGCACCTCCTACTCCCACTAATGAAGAAACCACACTCTTAATACCGACTGATCATTCGCGTAATTTACAAACAAGTCAACCTCGACCTCAACTTGCACAG AATACAGTTTTACCAGTTTCTGACTCCATTTCAAACGTATCATCAGGAGGTAGTTCTTCAACTACTACTCCAAACACCCCTAATAGTTCAACTACATCTAGTAGCTCTAGTACTGCTCCAAGTAGTCCCAGTAGCCCAGCAACATCTCCTCCTGCAGTCGGAAATAGACATAACGTTAAGCGTCACAGTTTCACTGCTGTTAACACTGGCCATCAAGCTCATCCACATCACAGACACAGTGCTGAAATACTTAGTCCTGCAGTAGACAATGCCATTGGCAGCGGTACTAACAATTGCAGTAATGATACTTTTTCTTCACTACAG ACAAGTACCAGCATTGCAGATCATAATCTTCGTCATAGGCGAAGCGGTAGTAGTGATCTTGCTCTTGCACAGTCGTCACAGAGTTCGTCTGCCACAACCGGAAATACTCATTTACCAGCTGCATACATAGCTCTGTATCCATATAAACCTCAGAAAGCGGATGAACTTGAATTACGAAAAGGTGGCGTTTATATGGTAACAGAACGATGTCAAGATGGATGGTTTAAAGGAACTTCTAATCGTACACAAAAGTGTGGAGTCTTTCCTGGAAATTATGTTACGCCTGCTAA GTGTCAACGTGGCTTGTGTCGAGGTTCACCAAATACAGGACAGCATCAAAACTTTCCATCTTCAACGAGTCAAAATAATACCGAGTCACGGATAACCACTACTTATACCAAGAATAAAGGAGCTACTCCTCAACCTTATAACGCACGTACATTGTTACCACCAGAATTGCCACCACGTGCCATTAGTCCATCTTTTATGGTATCATCGTCTTGGCATGGGCAAAGCCAAACACAAAGTCAAGAAAACAGTCCGCCTCGATATAAGGAACAAAATTCAGCAAATCCTCTCGGACGTAGCCACAGTGCTGTTATGTCATCGAATATTT CGTCTCCTGGAAAACAGGTAACTTTACCACAGTCATTAATGACTACTACTACAGTTACTGGTGTTAGCAACAGTGGAACTGTTGTTACTGGTGCCACTTCTTCCATAATGAATGAAGTGAACAAAAGCCCAAATAGTGTTTTACATGCAGTAGCTTCACCTTCTTCTACCACATCTGTTTCTACGCCTAAAAGCACTGAAAAG cagaaggagaagaaggataAATGTGTTTCTTTAATGCGCCGattaacgaatattaaaaaatcaaaatcacCACCACCTACTACATATTCCATGGATAACCCTGTTTTTGAGGATGGCAATTCCATCAATCCAGTACATGTTCG GCTCTGTCCAAGGACATGTCACATCTTCACAAAGACTAAAATACAAGGAGAGACCATCTTTACCGGTCTCGATCCTCCAGAG ATCTAA
- the LOC122577832 gene encoding transmembrane protein 53, with translation MMIVGRMLLPTLARTRLTSYARPQLLKQRQDLTLFLLVCKLSNYHITKNIEYISQNNVIRNGTAVQNFNNEENKPLLVLLSWLLPKRKHVLKYADLYLEQGFDVVVVSITPWQLLWPTKGSRLVAADLIEFLIKHQNYQQILLHGFSVAGYMWGEVLDLMQDDPKKCNNIIDRIVGQVWDSLADVSELTIGAPRAMFPRNEMLQNMCQKYLEYHMKTFYKPSTQYYIRSSQLFHTNLVHSPALFFISKTDPVGSLTSNLRVKESWDSLGVKIYVKIFENSPHVEHYRKYPKEYVAELYAFLNKLNLMQNKKKMAQF, from the exons atgaTGATAGTTGGGAGGATGTTATTACCTACTCTTGCCAGAACAAGATTGACTTCCTATGCAAGACCACAATTGTTAAAGCAGAGACAAGATTTG actttatttctattagtatgtaaattatcaaactatcatattacaaaaaatattgaatatatttcgcaaaataatgtaattagaaATGGCACAGCTGtacagaattttaataacgagGAGAATAAACCTCTATTAGTTTTACTTAGTTGGTTGTTACCAAAACGTAAACATGTTCTGAAATATGCAGATTTGTATTTGGAACAAGGGTTTGATGTCGTGGTAGTATCAATTACTCCTTGGCAGCTATTATGGCCCACAAAAGGATCTAGG CTGGTTGCAGCGGACTTGATAGAGTTTCTGATAAAACATCAGAATTATCAACAAATACTATTACATGGATTTTCAGTAGCTGGATATATGTGGGGAGAAGTATTGGATTTAATGCAGGATGACcctaaaaaatgtaacaatataATTGATAGGATTGTTGGTCAAGTATGGGATAGTTTGGCTGATGTGAGTGAATTAACAATAGGTGCACCACGTGCTATGTTTCCAAGAAATGAAATGCTACAAAATATGTGCCAAAAGTATTTAGA ATATCATAtgaaaactttttataaaCCATCTACTCAGTATTATATAAGGTCTAGTCAATTGTTTCATACAAATTTAGTGCATAGTCcagcattattttttataagtaaAACAGACCCAGTGGGTTCATTAACGAGTAATCTAAGAGTAAAGGAAAGCTGGGATTCTTTGGGTGTAAAG ATTTATGttaagatatttgaaaattcccCACATGTTGAACATTATCGTAAATACCCAAAAGAATATGTTGCAGAACTGTATGcgtttttgaataaattaaatttgatgcaaaataaaaagaaaatggcaCAATTTTAA